The genome window AAGGATGGATGATTTTTCCATATCACGCATAATAAGCGGGGACGTGGCAGTTGTTACCGTTGCCGGCAGGGTGGACTCTTTCACTGCGGCGACCTTGGATGCGGAATTGGCAAAGATTGTGCAGGAGAACAAAAAACTGGTGCTTGACCTTAAGGACATGGCATATTTATCGTCTGCAGGCGTGCGCGCCATTATGAGGGCACTGCAGACCGCGCAAAGATCAGGCGGCGGTGTCAAACTGGCGCGCGTCCCCGCACTCGTGGATGAAGTCCTGCAAACCGTTGGAGTGATGCAAATACTGGAAGCCCATCCTTCTGTGGATGAGGCTGTTGCTGCTTTCTGATCAATGTGGAGGTGACTGTTAGGAAGAGGAACAATTGTGTCTTTTGTTGAATCAAGCGGCTCGCATTGATTATGCCAGTGTCCCGGCAACTCCATCTGCTCTCGGGTCACTCCCGCCGCATAGCACACCCGATTCAGCATCACGCAGAATCACCTGACCACGCCCGAACAACGCGCGTTCATATCCGCCAACTCCATACAACGGATGTCCCATCTTTTGCAGGGCGTCCGTTGTTTCTTTCGGCATACCCTCTTCAATTGCAACCCGCCCGCCTGAATCTTCCACGTCAATGCAGAAACGCGGAAGATCCAACGCGGACTGTGGGTCAACCCCTGCATCCTTCAATGCGGACAAGACTTGCACATGTCCCTGTGGCTGCATGAATCCGCCCATCACGCCATACGACGCATACAACGAATTATCTGAAGCGTATGTCACCATCGCCGGGATGATCGTGTGATACGGTCGCTTGCCGGGCGCGAGCACGTTGGGATGATTTGGGTCGAGGTTGAAGTTATGTCCGCGGTTTTGGAGGCTGAAGCCCCAGCCCTTCGGCACAATGCCCGTGCCGAAGCCCATGTAATTGCTATTGATGAACGAACACGCATTGCCCATCCCATCCACCACGCTCAAATACACCGTGGACGAAGACGCCACAGGCGCGCCGCGCCGCGAATCTATCGTTGCGCGTTTCAGGTCGATCAACTTGCCGCGTTCCTTCGCATAGCCTTTCGACAGCAACTCATCTATCGGTATCTTTGAAAACGCGGGGTCAGACACATACCATTTTGCATCCGCAAAGGCGAGGTGCATGGCTTCGATCATCAGGTGCATCTTTTCGGTCGAGAGTGTCTCCAGCCCCGCGAGGTCAAACCCTTCGAGGATGTTCAACGCGATGAGCGCTGTAATGCCCTGCCCGTTGGGTGGGCATTCGTACACGTGCAGACCACGATAATCAACGGAGATGGGACTCTCCCACGTAGACACATGCGAGGCGAGGTCTTCAGGTGACATACATCCGCCCGCCTCTTTGATCACGGCGACAATAGATTCAGCAATGAGATCCTGGTAAAACCCCTCGGCTTTTTTCTCGGCAACAACCTGGAATGTTTTCGCCAGCCCCGGGTTGCGGAAAATTTCGCCAGCCTTTGGCGCACGCCCGTTGATGGTCATCTCATGCCCATTCAACGCGGACTTCAATTGCCTGTCAGCACTGCGCGCCCAAAAATAAGATGTGAGCGGCGCGACGGGAAAGCCTTCAGCCGCGAGTCGAATCGCAGGCGCGAGGATTTCAGTCAGGCCGAGTGAGCCGTGCTTCTCGATCAAGTCACACCAGCCTGCACATGCCCCGGGAACAGTGACCGTATGCGGGTGGAAAGGCGGCAAACTTTCAGCGAGGAGTCCCTCACGCTTTAGCCGATCAAGCGTCAGCGCGGACGAGGCGCGCCCCGAGCCATTTAAGGCGGTCACCTGCCGATTCCCCGCGTCATAATATAAAGCGAACATATCCCCGCCAATGCCCGTGGAGGTTGGCTCGGTGACATTCAGTGCGGCGGCGGCGGCAACGGCGGCATCCGCGGCATTGCCCCCTTTGGAAAGGACTTCAATACCCGCAGCCGTTGCCAGCGGCTGAGACGTGGCAACAATTCCGCGGCGGCTGTACACGGGCGAACGACGGGAGGTGAAAGTAGTGTTGGTCATGTTTGGATTGTAACAAAAGTAAACGGATTATCCAATCACTTGAAATCATTTTTGAGAAAATATCAAATCTTCACAAAATCATTACATTTCCTTGCTATGATTGATGGGGAGTATCCAAAACGTCAAATCAACGTCATAAGAAGTGAGAGTACTCGTGCCTGAAGAGCAGGAACTGTTGCGGCGCGCATCCCGGTTTGATACCAAAGCCCTGGCGGAAATTTACGATACCTACAGCCCGGGCGTGTATCGCTATTCCATGCGTCTGATCGGCGACATGTCGCTGGCAGAAGACTGTGTTTCGGAAACGTTCGCGCGCTTTTTGAAATCTCTGCAGGAGCGGCACGGTCCGCGTGAACATTTGCAGGCCTATCTGTATCGCATCGCTCATAACTGGATCGCGGACTTCTATCGCAAGCAGGAAGAGACGTCAGAGTTGAGCGATGCAATTCGGAGCGAAGCAGATGTCCCTGAGGAAGAGGCGGCGAAGCATATCCGCCAAACGCAGGTGCGCAAGGCAATCCGTGAGTTGACGCCCGACCAGCAACAGGTCATCTCGTTGAAGTATTTGGAAGAATGGAGCAACGAAGAGATTGCGCGCGCGTTGAAAAAGCCGGTTGGCGCGGTCAAGTCCATTCAGCACCGCGCATTGAAAAGCCTGCAAAGATTGTTGGAAGAAAAGAGTTGACGATGAAAGATAATCACGAAGTCAAGAAGATGATCGAGGCGCGGCTTGACGAGATCAAGGCGGTTCCCGAACGCGACCCACAGCTTGCCGCGCGCGGACGCGCATTATTTTTAAACCAAGCAGTATCTGCAAGCGAGTTCCCGCGTCGTACAGGGTGGAAGTTCATATTCAGAAAGGAACAGTTTGCCATGAACATGTTAGTATCAATCCTTGTGATCGCAGGTCTGTTGTTCGGCGGCGGGGCGACCGTGAACGCAGCGCAGGATAACCTGCCAAATGAACCGCTCTATGCATTGAAAACATGGAGCGAGGATATCAGCCTGCAATTCCAGAATGACCCGCAATTAAAAGTGGATCGTTTAATGGAACTGGCGGAGATCCGCATTCAGGAAATGACCCAGTTAACGGAGGACAGCCAGACTCCGCCCGATCAGGTTGCACTGCGGCTTGAACAGCACATCCATCAGGCGCTTCAGATTTGCAGCACCCTCGATGATGCGACGCTCGGCCAGACGCTTCTGCAAATCCGCGACCGCTTGCAGGAACAGGACCGCATTATGCAGCAGCTGCAGATCCATGCAACACAGGATGCGCAGCCCATTCTCGAACGCACACGTGAAATGCTGCAACTCCGCCTGCAACTGGTGGATGGCGGGCTGATAGACTCTGAAAAGTTCCGCAACACGGTCCGCAACGAATTCCAGTATGGGCAGGAAGAAGACCAGACACCGCCTGCACAAAATGGAAACGGCCAGCAGAATGGTGAAGGCGAACCTCAACCCGGCGGCAACGACATTGGAGGCGGTTCAGGTCCAAACCTTGAGCCTGGCGGACCGAGCACAACGCCCGGATCGGGCAACGACGGCTCGGGGGGGAATGGATCTGGTGGAAGCGGTTCGGGTGGTAAGAACCCGTAACTAATTGAACGAACTCCCCGTCATTTGACGGGGAGTTCGTTTGCTTTCTTTTCTACAATCACTTTCTCAATCTCAGAACGAATGCAGGAACCTGCGTGCAATACTCCCGCCACCGCTCACCGAATTCTGCCGCAAGTGCTCGCTCCTCTCGAAGTGCGCGGAGGGCAAGCATGGGTGCGAAGACGGCAAAATAGACCGTCGTCCATGTGAAGTAGATCAACAGCGCACCGCATGCAGCGAAGGCGAGTCCCACATACATGGGGTGGCGCATAATGGCATACGGACCTGTCCTCACCAGTTGATGGTCTGCGAACAGTTGCGCGCCCAACCCAGTGGAGACGAAGTAATATTTTCCAAGAGTCAGCCGCGCCCAAAGCAGGAATGCCATGCCGGGGAAGTATAAGAGCGAACCGATTACAAGCATCCACACGCGGGCTTGCGAAGAGATGCCCCAAGGGATGGGTTTCCACCCGACATAAGCCAATCCAAAGAAAAATGCCGAGGCAAGAAAATAGAACAACGACGAACGCAGAAAGCGATCCGCGCCGCCTGTGACGCGTCCTGCTTTTTGTTGAGTCCCGCGCCAGATTCCATAAACCAAAACGACAAGTGTTAAGAAGGCAGTCAGGCCGCCCAGCCAACGGATGATGGTTTCAAGGTTCATGAGAAAGATTTCCTTGCTCCCATCAGATTCCACATAAAAAATAAATCAAGAGGCAATGCTATAATCACACCAATTCAACGCGGAGGGTCCACAGATGTCCCAGGTATATGATTACGTCATCATTGGTTCGGGGTTTGGGGGAAGCGTTTCCGCCATGCGGCTGACGGAAAAAGGCTATTCCGTTCTCGTGCTTGAAAAAGGCATGCGCTTTGAAGACAAGGACTTCGCCAAGACCAACTGGCAGTATTGGAAATATCTCTGGATGCCAGCCATCCGCGCGCATGGGATCTTGCAAATCAGCATTCTCAAAGGCGTGATGGTTTTACACGGAGCAGGAGTCGGCGGTGGAAGTTTGGGTTATGCCAATGTGTTGGAAGTTCCAGCCGATGAAACATTTTCAACTCCAGCATGGAATCAAAATGTCAAATGGGGCGACGTATTGAAACCTCATTATGAAACTGCAAAGAGAATGCTCGGCGTTTCGCGCAATCCAAAATTATGGAAGGCAGATTTGATCCTAAAAGAGATGGCAGAAGAAATCGGCATGGGAGACACCTTCCGCGCGACGGATGTCGGCGCATACTTCGGGGAGGCTGGTGCCACCGTCCCAGACCCGTACTTC of Anaerolineales bacterium contains these proteins:
- a CDS encoding STAS domain-containing protein, whose protein sequence is MDDFSISRIISGDVAVVTVAGRVDSFTAATLDAELAKIVQENKKLVLDLKDMAYLSSAGVRAIMRALQTAQRSGGGVKLARVPALVDEVLQTVGVMQILEAHPSVDEAVAAF
- the ggt gene encoding gamma-glutamyltransferase; its protein translation is MTNTTFTSRRSPVYSRRGIVATSQPLATAAGIEVLSKGGNAADAAVAAAAALNVTEPTSTGIGGDMFALYYDAGNRQVTALNGSGRASSALTLDRLKREGLLAESLPPFHPHTVTVPGACAGWCDLIEKHGSLGLTEILAPAIRLAAEGFPVAPLTSYFWARSADRQLKSALNGHEMTINGRAPKAGEIFRNPGLAKTFQVVAEKKAEGFYQDLIAESIVAVIKEAGGCMSPEDLASHVSTWESPISVDYRGLHVYECPPNGQGITALIALNILEGFDLAGLETLSTEKMHLMIEAMHLAFADAKWYVSDPAFSKIPIDELLSKGYAKERGKLIDLKRATIDSRRGAPVASSSTVYLSVVDGMGNACSFINSNYMGFGTGIVPKGWGFSLQNRGHNFNLDPNHPNVLAPGKRPYHTIIPAMVTYASDNSLYASYGVMGGFMQPQGHVQVLSALKDAGVDPQSALDLPRFCIDVEDSGGRVAIEEGMPKETTDALQKMGHPLYGVGGYERALFGRGQVILRDAESGVLCGGSDPRADGVAGTLA
- a CDS encoding sigma-70 family RNA polymerase sigma factor, with the translated sequence MPEEQELLRRASRFDTKALAEIYDTYSPGVYRYSMRLIGDMSLAEDCVSETFARFLKSLQERHGPREHLQAYLYRIAHNWIADFYRKQEETSELSDAIRSEADVPEEEAAKHIRQTQVRKAIRELTPDQQQVISLKYLEEWSNEEIARALKKPVGAVKSIQHRALKSLQRLLEEKS
- a CDS encoding DUF5667 domain-containing protein — translated: MKDNHEVKKMIEARLDEIKAVPERDPQLAARGRALFLNQAVSASEFPRRTGWKFIFRKEQFAMNMLVSILVIAGLLFGGGATVNAAQDNLPNEPLYALKTWSEDISLQFQNDPQLKVDRLMELAEIRIQEMTQLTEDSQTPPDQVALRLEQHIHQALQICSTLDDATLGQTLLQIRDRLQEQDRIMQQLQIHATQDAQPILERTREMLQLRLQLVDGGLIDSEKFRNTVRNEFQYGQEEDQTPPAQNGNGQQNGEGEPQPGGNDIGGGSGPNLEPGGPSTTPGSGNDGSGGNGSGGSGSGGKNP
- a CDS encoding isoprenylcysteine carboxylmethyltransferase family protein — protein: MNLETIIRWLGGLTAFLTLVVLVYGIWRGTQQKAGRVTGGADRFLRSSLFYFLASAFFFGLAYVGWKPIPWGISSQARVWMLVIGSLLYFPGMAFLLWARLTLGKYYFVSTGLGAQLFADHQLVRTGPYAIMRHPMYVGLAFAACGALLIYFTWTTVYFAVFAPMLALRALREERALAAEFGERWREYCTQVPAFVLRLRK